In a single window of the Pontibacter russatus genome:
- a CDS encoding TonB-dependent receptor: MQASYLGFTPYTRQVRITGEEQQRLNFSLEPANTELREVQVETNTLRQKLNDTRMSVERLTSREAKLLPALFGEVDLVKVLQLKPGVQSGGEGTSGLYVRGGGPDQNLVLLDDAVLYNPSHLFGFFSVFNPDAVKSVELFKGGFPAQYGGRLSSVMEVKLNDGNNEGIRATGGLGLISSRLTVDGPILKDKLHFAISGRRTYADIFTRQINRLSEGRDDFSPIPDYYFYDLNAKLTYKIGENDELALSGYYGRDFFGFNDEDFKFGFDWGNTMGNLRWRHRFNNSLYATTSLQTSRYQYSIRNEIDVFALSLTSAIRDYTFKTDFDLFVDGGHSIKFGAKATHHHFTVGRLNFQATDSTLDIGAGSTFGGVEFGAYASDDYEVNARLSVNYGLRLSGFHSDTTYLALEPRVAAKFNLTENASLKASFASMKQYIHLVAYSGASLPTDVWYPSTANVAPQRSQQVALGFSQLFGRGRYLLTNEVYYKWMRNQLDFREGANLFVNDSLQKEFLFGIGRSYGNEIYLEKIKGKTTGWLGYTLSWTYRKFDGANTLDDINDGRWFPTRYDRRHDLSLVVLHQLSKRLSLTGAFTFSSGNPYSIPAARMAFQDVEGKGTSIVPIYEDRNGYRLSSYHRLDLSAVLKLRPRRGEADLTFSVYNVYNRRNPYFVYFDQLKDEETRQVVGFQAKQVSLFPIIPSVTYNFKF, from the coding sequence GTGCAGGCCTCTTACCTCGGCTTTACCCCCTACACCCGGCAGGTGCGCATAACAGGCGAGGAGCAGCAGCGCCTCAACTTCTCGCTGGAGCCCGCCAACACCGAGTTGCGGGAGGTGCAGGTAGAGACAAACACGCTGCGCCAGAAACTGAACGATACCCGCATGAGCGTGGAGCGGCTCACCTCGCGCGAGGCGAAGCTGCTGCCCGCCCTGTTCGGGGAGGTGGACCTGGTGAAGGTGCTGCAGCTAAAGCCGGGCGTCCAGTCCGGGGGGGAGGGCACCTCGGGGCTGTATGTGCGCGGCGGCGGCCCCGACCAGAACCTGGTGCTGCTGGATGATGCGGTTCTCTACAACCCTTCGCACCTTTTTGGCTTTTTCAGCGTGTTTAACCCCGATGCCGTGAAGAGCGTGGAACTCTTCAAAGGCGGCTTCCCTGCGCAGTACGGCGGCCGGCTGTCGTCGGTGATGGAGGTGAAGCTGAACGACGGCAACAACGAAGGCATCCGGGCAACCGGCGGGCTTGGCCTTATCTCCTCGCGCCTGACCGTGGATGGTCCCATTCTCAAAGACAAGCTCCACTTTGCAATATCCGGCCGCCGCACCTATGCCGACATTTTCACGCGCCAGATAAACCGCCTCAGCGAGGGCAGGGATGACTTCAGCCCCATCCCCGACTATTACTTTTACGACCTCAACGCCAAGCTGACTTATAAAATCGGCGAGAACGACGAGCTGGCCCTGAGCGGCTACTACGGGCGCGACTTTTTCGGGTTCAACGACGAGGACTTCAAATTCGGGTTTGACTGGGGCAACACCATGGGCAACCTGCGCTGGCGCCACAGGTTCAACAACAGCCTATATGCCACCACCTCGCTCCAGACCAGCCGCTACCAGTACAGCATCCGGAACGAGATAGACGTGTTCGCGCTGAGCCTCACCTCCGCCATCCGGGACTATACCTTTAAAACGGACTTCGACCTTTTTGTAGATGGCGGGCACAGCATTAAGTTCGGGGCCAAGGCCACACACCACCATTTCACCGTGGGCCGCCTCAACTTCCAGGCCACCGACAGCACCCTCGACATTGGGGCAGGCAGCACGTTTGGCGGGGTGGAGTTCGGCGCCTACGCCTCCGACGATTACGAGGTAAACGCGCGGCTGTCGGTTAATTACGGTCTGCGCCTCTCGGGCTTCCACAGCGACACCACTTACCTGGCCCTGGAGCCGCGCGTGGCCGCCAAGTTCAACCTCACCGAGAATGCCTCGCTGAAGGCGAGTTTTGCCAGTATGAAGCAGTACATCCACCTGGTGGCTTATTCGGGCGCCTCCCTGCCCACCGATGTCTGGTACCCCTCCACCGCGAACGTGGCACCCCAGCGTTCGCAACAGGTGGCCCTCGGCTTCAGCCAGCTGTTTGGCCGGGGCCGCTACCTGCTCACCAATGAGGTCTATTACAAGTGGATGCGCAACCAGCTCGATTTCCGGGAAGGCGCCAACCTGTTTGTGAACGACAGCCTGCAGAAGGAGTTCCTGTTCGGCATCGGGAGGAGCTATGGCAACGAGATATACCTGGAGAAGATAAAGGGCAAGACCACGGGGTGGTTGGGCTACACCCTCTCCTGGACCTACCGCAAGTTCGACGGTGCCAACACCCTCGACGACATCAACGACGGGCGCTGGTTCCCGACGCGCTACGACCGGCGCCACGACCTGAGCCTGGTGGTGCTGCACCAGCTGAGCAAACGCCTGAGCCTGACAGGTGCTTTCACGTTCAGCTCCGGCAACCCCTACTCCATTCCGGCTGCCCGGATGGCCTTTCAGGATGTGGAGGGGAAAGGCACCTCCATTGTGCCCATATATGAGGACCGGAATGGCTACCGGCTCAGCTCCTACCACCGCCTGGACCTGAGCGCTGTGCTGAAGCTGAGGCCGCGGCGCGGCGAGGCCGACCTTACCTTCAGCGTTTACAACGTATATAACCGCCGCAACCCGTACTTTGTGTATTTCGACCAGTTGAAGGATGAGGAGACCAGACAGGTCGTCGGCTTTCAGGCAAAGCAGGTGTCGCTGTTTCCCATCATCCCGTCTGTTACCTACAATTTTAAGTTCTGA
- the sppA gene encoding signal peptide peptidase SppA translates to MLSFLKYVLGTIVGLFIFFFIGFLILLGIAASTASSDEITLTESSVLELKLDKPISERDPDNPLAELGFAFGSLSSTDGLDQIKAAIRRAKTDDNIEGIFLNMTFVDGGMAKLEEIRNELIAFKKSGKFLVSYTDLSTEKAYYLASVADKIYLNPMGTIEFNGMSSELYFFKRMLDKLGIEAQIFKVGTYKSAVEPFFLEQASEASKEQLNSFLNSINDFQLKQIAEARGVEVAELKNVQDSLLVRDPEDAKKYGLITDIGYYDEAIGFMKEKTGIEEAEEIELVPLDTYKKVKGNEAISTSKNRIAVIYAEGDIVDGEGDQDNIGSSRFAEALRDARLDEDVKAVVLRISSPGGSALASDVIWREVQLTKAKKPVIASMSDVAASGGYYIAMGCDTIVAHPNTITGSIGVFGIIPNMQGFLNDKLGITVDHVSTGQFSDMPTVTRPMTPQEEEIVQTQIDQIYDTFTSKAAQGRDMSQDQLKEYASGRVWSGIEAKQRNLVDAYGGLEEAIAIAAEKANVEDDYRLKALPARKSFFEEMFSGFGAQAKEESIKAELGELYPYYKLYKKVSNLHGVQARLPYDLRLE, encoded by the coding sequence GGCCTGTTCATATTCTTCTTTATCGGGTTCCTGATCCTGTTGGGTATTGCCGCCAGCACCGCCTCCTCCGACGAGATAACCCTCACGGAAAGCTCCGTGCTGGAACTGAAGCTGGACAAGCCCATTTCGGAGCGCGACCCGGATAACCCGCTGGCGGAGCTGGGCTTCGCGTTCGGCTCGCTGTCCAGCACCGACGGGCTGGACCAGATAAAAGCAGCCATCCGCCGCGCCAAAACCGACGACAACATCGAGGGTATTTTCCTGAACATGACCTTTGTGGATGGCGGCATGGCGAAACTGGAGGAGATCCGCAACGAGCTGATTGCGTTCAAAAAGTCGGGCAAGTTTTTGGTGTCCTATACTGACCTGTCGACGGAAAAAGCCTATTACCTGGCCTCTGTGGCTGACAAAATCTACCTGAACCCGATGGGCACGATAGAGTTTAACGGCATGAGCTCGGAGCTGTACTTCTTCAAGCGCATGCTCGACAAACTGGGCATCGAGGCGCAGATATTCAAGGTGGGAACCTACAAAAGCGCCGTGGAGCCGTTCTTTCTGGAGCAGGCCAGCGAGGCCAGCAAAGAGCAGCTGAACTCCTTCCTCAACTCCATCAACGATTTCCAGCTAAAGCAGATTGCCGAAGCGCGCGGCGTGGAGGTGGCAGAGTTGAAGAATGTGCAGGACAGCCTGCTGGTGCGCGACCCGGAAGACGCCAAAAAGTATGGGCTGATAACGGACATCGGTTATTACGACGAGGCCATCGGCTTTATGAAAGAGAAAACCGGCATTGAAGAAGCCGAGGAGATAGAACTGGTGCCGCTCGACACCTACAAAAAGGTAAAAGGCAACGAAGCGATAAGCACGTCTAAAAACCGCATCGCCGTTATATATGCCGAGGGCGACATCGTGGACGGGGAAGGCGATCAGGATAACATCGGCAGCAGCCGCTTTGCCGAGGCGCTGCGCGACGCCCGCCTCGACGAGGACGTGAAGGCGGTGGTGCTGCGCATCAGCTCACCGGGTGGCAGCGCCCTGGCCTCCGACGTGATCTGGCGCGAGGTGCAGCTCACTAAGGCGAAGAAGCCGGTGATTGCCTCCATGTCGGATGTGGCTGCCTCCGGCGGCTACTATATCGCCATGGGCTGCGATACGATTGTGGCCCACCCCAACACCATCACGGGCAGCATCGGGGTGTTCGGAATCATTCCCAACATGCAGGGCTTCCTGAACGATAAGCTGGGCATCACCGTGGACCACGTCAGCACCGGCCAGTTTTCAGACATGCCCACCGTCACCCGCCCCATGACGCCGCAGGAGGAGGAGATTGTGCAGACGCAGATAGACCAGATATATGACACCTTCACCAGCAAAGCCGCCCAGGGGCGTGATATGAGCCAGGACCAGTTGAAGGAGTATGCCTCCGGCCGGGTGTGGTCGGGGATAGAGGCGAAGCAGCGCAACCTCGTGGATGCATATGGCGGCCTGGAGGAAGCCATCGCCATTGCGGCTGAAAAAGCCAACGTGGAGGACGATTACCGCCTGAAGGCGCTGCCTGCCCGCAAATCCTTTTTCGAAGAGATGTTCAGCGGCTTCGGTGCGCAGGCCAAAGAAGAGTCCATCAAAGCGGAACTTGGCGAACTGTACCCATATTACAAGCTGTACAAAAAAGTAAGCAACCTGCATGGCGTGCAAGCCCGCCTGCCGTACGACCTGCGCCTGGAGTAA
- a CDS encoding purine-nucleoside phosphorylase has protein sequence MMQLLEASTQYIQEKTNGFVPEFGIILGTGLGALVKDVEVQYTLSYTDIPNFPVSTVESHSGKLILGLLAGRKVVVMQGRFHYYEGYSMEQVVFPVRVMKLLGVQQLFVSNAGGGLNPQFKTSDLMVLTDHINLLPANPLIGKNLDELGPRFPDMSEVYDERLVREAMLVAEDKGIVLQEGVYVSVPGPMLETKAEYRYLRTIGADAVGMSTVPEVIAARHMDMPVFAISVITDMCTPDRIRKVVLADILEAAALAEPQMTMLIREMIRRS, from the coding sequence ATGATGCAGCTCTTGGAGGCCTCCACTCAATATATACAAGAAAAGACAAACGGCTTTGTGCCGGAGTTCGGCATCATACTGGGCACGGGCCTGGGGGCGCTGGTGAAGGATGTAGAAGTACAATATACATTGTCATACACTGATATCCCCAACTTCCCGGTGTCCACGGTGGAGAGCCACTCGGGCAAGCTGATACTGGGCCTGCTGGCTGGCCGGAAAGTGGTGGTGATGCAGGGGCGATTTCATTATTACGAAGGCTATTCCATGGAGCAGGTGGTGTTCCCGGTGCGGGTGATGAAGCTGCTGGGCGTGCAGCAACTGTTCGTGTCGAATGCCGGTGGTGGCCTGAACCCGCAGTTCAAGACCAGCGACCTGATGGTGCTGACCGACCACATCAACCTGCTGCCCGCCAACCCGCTGATAGGCAAGAATCTGGATGAACTGGGGCCGCGCTTCCCGGACATGAGCGAGGTATATGACGAGCGCCTGGTGCGCGAGGCCATGTTAGTGGCAGAGGACAAGGGCATCGTGCTGCAGGAGGGTGTTTACGTGAGCGTGCCGGGCCCGATGCTGGAGACAAAAGCGGAGTACCGTTACCTACGCACCATCGGCGCCGACGCGGTGGGCATGTCCACGGTGCCGGAGGTGATTGCGGCGCGGCATATGGACATGCCTGTGTTTGCTATATCGGTGATAACTGACATGTGTACCCCCGACAGAATCAGGAAAGTGGTGCTGGCCGATATTTTAGAGGCCGCTGCCCTGGCCGAGCCACAGATGACGATGCTCATCCGCGAAATGATAAGGAGAAGTTAG
- a CDS encoding toast rack family protein — MKKITVFGLLLFLPLQALLAQQEYEFKKTAAAGGAKKGTVTLEIPAGELQVKADGASLVEAQVQYTMAAWLPVFTSNNSKTEPEVSIRQKEKADNNGKNAKNAWNINLSKTTPIDLYIKMGAGQSTLNLRNSHIRKLTLDAGAVGSDIDLRGSKVSDVTVNAGVGEVNLDLRGNWDHDVDVDVSGGIGDVRIRVPKETGVRVKSSGMGSRNMDGLQKEGNAYVNAALGKSKHVIDITVAGGLGSISVLPDK, encoded by the coding sequence ATGAAAAAGATCACGGTTTTCGGACTCCTCCTCTTCTTACCACTACAGGCACTGCTGGCGCAGCAGGAGTACGAGTTTAAAAAAACTGCGGCGGCGGGCGGCGCAAAAAAAGGCACTGTCACGCTGGAGATACCGGCGGGCGAACTGCAGGTGAAGGCCGACGGGGCATCGCTGGTGGAGGCGCAGGTGCAGTACACCATGGCGGCGTGGCTGCCCGTGTTCACCAGCAACAACAGCAAGACCGAGCCGGAGGTAAGCATCCGGCAAAAGGAGAAGGCTGACAACAACGGCAAAAACGCGAAGAACGCGTGGAACATAAACCTGAGCAAAACCACCCCCATCGACTTATATATAAAAATGGGTGCGGGCCAGTCGACGCTGAACCTGCGGAACAGCCATATCAGAAAACTCACCCTGGACGCCGGTGCCGTGGGCTCCGACATTGATTTGCGCGGCAGCAAGGTAAGTGACGTGACCGTGAATGCCGGTGTGGGCGAGGTGAACCTGGACCTGCGGGGCAACTGGGACCACGACGTGGATGTGGACGTGTCCGGGGGCATTGGGGACGTGCGCATCCGGGTGCCCAAAGAAACCGGTGTGCGCGTGAAGAGCAGCGGCATGGGCAGCAGAAACATGGACGGCCTGCAGAAAGAGGGCAACGCCTACGTGAACGCGGCGCTAGGCAAAAGCAAGCACGTCATCGACATTACGGTGGCCGGAGGTCTGGGCAGCATCAGTGTGCTGCCGGACAAGTAA
- a CDS encoding carboxypeptidase-like regulatory domain-containing protein: MRVPHLLLLLLFLSLTLPAFAQRAVVRGIVRATNDGEVLAGATVAVPALNLGTVTDEDGFYTLMLPQANTRCRPLTSALPPTPGRCA; the protein is encoded by the coding sequence ATGCGCGTTCCTCACCTTCTGCTTCTGCTTCTGTTTTTGTCTCTTACGCTGCCTGCCTTTGCCCAGAGGGCCGTGGTGCGCGGAATTGTGAGGGCCACCAACGACGGGGAGGTGCTGGCAGGGGCCACGGTGGCGGTCCCGGCGCTGAACCTGGGCACCGTTACAGACGAAGACGGCTTTTACACCCTGATGCTGCCCCAGGCGAACACAAGGTGCAGGCCTCTTACCTCGGCTTTACCCCCTACACCCGGCAGGTGCGCATAA
- a CDS encoding M61 family metallopeptidase — MTLKKTLLLLALGLGLAVSGYAGQQERAADRYAFTIDLTQVKDDRVPVTLEAPAITRNEIIYIMPKIVPGTYSVSDFGKFISGFTAYDTRGNKLAVQQLDTNRWQISNARKLDRITYWVDDTFDAAKREDVLFEPGGTNIEANKNFLLNTFGFVGYFEGMKQVPYELNITKPTGFYGSTALQAVASTDSSDTFLVPDYMDLTDSPLMYNRPDTTIIDMGNTEVLVSVYSPSGRVTSEPVAATVKSILEAQRSYLGGTLPVVKYAFIIYVPERVGKSGSYGALEHSYSSVYFLPEMPEEQFSSTIRDVAAHEFFHIVTPLSIHSEEIGNFDYIDPKMSDHLWLYEGVTEYFASHVQAYEDLYDLETYLDKLQEYIITSKAYYNDTLPFTEMSAGVLDEHEEEYGNVYQKGALIGLALDVTLRDLSGGEYGLRNLMLDLSKTYGKDNAFRDEELFDKIAELTYPEVREFFARYVEGPEPLPLEEIFRKVGIRYEPQATEQVISYGGFVPGYDQEAGKITVAETADMDEFGKKMGFKTGDQLLQLNGTDITPLNVREVIGEQLQEMKPGGKITITVGRTNARGKLKKKKLKGKVTAVERRQLHVLEPDPNATPEQKALRAAWLNEE; from the coding sequence ATGACCTTGAAAAAGACACTTTTGCTGCTTGCCTTGGGCCTGGGCCTTGCTGTCTCCGGCTATGCCGGGCAGCAGGAACGCGCCGCCGACCGCTACGCTTTCACCATCGACCTGACGCAGGTGAAAGACGACAGGGTGCCCGTGACGCTGGAAGCCCCCGCCATCACCCGGAACGAGATTATATACATCATGCCCAAAATTGTGCCGGGCACCTACTCCGTGTCTGACTTCGGCAAGTTCATATCCGGTTTCACCGCTTACGACACCAGGGGCAACAAACTGGCTGTGCAGCAACTGGACACCAACCGCTGGCAGATCAGCAACGCGCGGAAGCTTGACAGGATTACGTACTGGGTGGACGACACCTTTGACGCGGCCAAACGGGAGGACGTGCTGTTTGAACCCGGCGGCACCAACATCGAGGCCAACAAGAACTTCCTGCTGAACACCTTCGGCTTTGTCGGTTATTTTGAGGGCATGAAGCAGGTGCCCTACGAGCTGAACATCACCAAACCCACGGGCTTCTATGGCTCCACCGCCCTGCAGGCCGTCGCCTCCACCGACTCCTCCGACACCTTCCTTGTGCCGGACTATATGGACCTGACGGACTCGCCGCTGATGTACAACCGCCCCGACACCACCATCATCGACATGGGAAACACGGAGGTGCTGGTGTCGGTTTACTCCCCCTCGGGCCGGGTTACCTCGGAGCCGGTTGCCGCCACCGTGAAAAGCATCCTGGAGGCGCAGCGCAGCTACCTGGGTGGCACGCTTCCCGTGGTGAAATATGCCTTCATCATCTACGTACCGGAGCGCGTGGGCAAGTCCGGCTCTTACGGCGCGCTGGAACACTCCTACTCCTCCGTGTATTTCCTGCCGGAGATGCCGGAGGAGCAGTTCAGCAGCACCATCCGCGACGTGGCCGCGCACGAGTTTTTCCATATCGTCACGCCGCTGAGCATCCACTCCGAGGAGATCGGCAACTTCGACTACATCGATCCGAAAATGTCGGACCACCTGTGGCTGTACGAGGGCGTGACGGAGTATTTCGCTTCGCATGTGCAGGCCTACGAAGACCTGTACGACCTGGAAACCTACCTTGACAAGCTGCAGGAATACATCATCACCTCCAAAGCCTACTACAACGACACGCTGCCCTTCACGGAGATGAGCGCCGGGGTGCTGGACGAGCACGAGGAGGAGTATGGCAACGTGTACCAGAAGGGCGCCCTGATAGGCCTGGCGCTGGACGTGACGCTGCGCGACCTGTCGGGTGGGGAATACGGCCTGCGCAACCTGATGCTGGATCTCTCCAAAACCTATGGCAAGGACAATGCCTTCCGGGATGAGGAGCTGTTTGACAAAATCGCGGAGCTTACCTACCCGGAGGTGCGGGAGTTTTTCGCCCGCTATGTGGAAGGCCCTGAGCCGCTGCCGCTGGAAGAAATTTTCCGGAAAGTGGGCATCCGCTACGAGCCGCAGGCCACGGAGCAGGTCATCTCCTACGGCGGTTTCGTGCCGGGCTATGACCAGGAGGCTGGCAAGATAACCGTGGCAGAAACCGCTGATATGGACGAGTTCGGGAAGAAGATGGGCTTTAAAACCGGCGACCAGCTGCTGCAACTGAACGGCACCGACATCACGCCGCTGAACGTGCGGGAAGTGATTGGAGAGCAGTTGCAGGAGATGAAACCGGGCGGGAAAATCACCATCACGGTGGGGCGCACGAATGCCAGGGGCAAGTTGAAAAAGAAGAAGCTGAAAGGGAAAGTGACTGCCGTGGAGCGCCGCCAGCTGCACGTGCTGGAGCCGGACCCGAATGCCACGCCGGAGCAGAAAGCCCTCCGCGCCGCCTGGCTGAACGAGGAATAG
- a CDS encoding DUF4249 domain-containing protein, with protein MNIKHLFYALLPLAASLSGCDLDKDIDIDLPAHESQLVVEGYLRPGEPIRVAVHESSGYFDPAISPLVPDSKVFITHNGRRIELEYKPKMDELTRFIYTHSSSEEVEGVPGDVYTIEVSDDRGRMITGSTTLLPAVPIDTIEWRFNKAEGEEEEALLLTSFQDDASTDNYYRYMVHRDSLTNGSEQDISNIDNLTNGKRVTFGSGYMYDSGDTVIVTLYNMEKQYYDFLTSTSNARDANKNPFAQPSKIHSSVQGGLGIFTNLAYDRKVVVIE; from the coding sequence ATGAATATCAAGCACCTTTTCTACGCCCTGCTGCCGCTTGCCGCCTCTCTCTCCGGCTGCGACCTGGACAAAGACATAGACATTGATCTGCCAGCCCATGAGTCGCAGTTGGTGGTGGAGGGTTACCTCCGGCCCGGCGAGCCGATCCGCGTCGCCGTACACGAGAGCTCCGGCTATTTCGACCCGGCCATATCGCCGCTGGTGCCGGACTCCAAGGTGTTTATCACCCACAACGGGCGCCGGATTGAGCTGGAGTACAAGCCTAAAATGGATGAGCTGACCCGCTTCATATATACCCACAGTTCCTCGGAGGAGGTGGAGGGAGTGCCCGGGGACGTGTATACCATAGAGGTGTCTGATGACAGGGGCCGCATGATTACGGGCTCCACCACCCTGCTGCCAGCGGTGCCCATCGACACCATCGAATGGCGCTTTAACAAGGCGGAGGGGGAGGAAGAAGAGGCACTGCTGCTCACCTCTTTCCAGGACGACGCCAGCACCGACAACTATTACCGCTATATGGTCCACCGCGACAGCCTGACCAACGGATCAGAACAGGATATAAGCAACATCGACAACCTGACCAACGGCAAGCGCGTCACCTTCGGGTCCGGGTACATGTACGACAGCGGCGACACGGTGATCGTGACACTTTACAACATGGAGAAGCAGTATTACGATTTCTTAACCTCCACCTCGAATGCCCGGGACGCGAACAAAAACCCGTTTGCGCAGCCCTCCAAAATCCATTCCTCGGTGCAGGGCGGGCTGGGCATCTTCACGAACCTCGCCTACGATAGAAAAGTGGTGGTCATTGAATAG